A genomic region of Candidatus Pseudomonas phytovorans contains the following coding sequences:
- the moaB gene encoding molybdenum cofactor biosynthesis protein B, producing MRVQPDAVFVPLNIAVLTVSDTRTYDNDTSGELLASRSVEIGHRLVARALLKDDLYKIRAQVATWIADEQVQVVLITGGTGFTERDSTPEAVECLLDKRIDGFGELFRALSILDIGTSTVQSRALAGLSNRTLVCCLPGSTGACRTAWEGILAEQLDARHRPCNFVKHLLPIEACASRG from the coding sequence GTGCGCGTCCAACCCGATGCGGTCTTCGTACCGCTGAACATCGCCGTGCTGACCGTCAGCGACACCCGTACCTACGACAACGACACCTCCGGCGAGCTGCTGGCCAGCCGGTCGGTAGAGATCGGCCACCGCCTGGTGGCGCGGGCGTTGCTCAAAGACGACCTGTACAAGATCCGCGCCCAGGTCGCCACCTGGATTGCCGACGAGCAGGTGCAGGTGGTGCTGATCACCGGGGGTACCGGCTTTACCGAGCGTGACAGCACACCGGAGGCGGTCGAGTGCCTGCTGGACAAGCGCATCGATGGTTTTGGCGAGCTGTTCCGAGCGTTGTCGATTCTGGATATCGGCACCTCGACCGTGCAGAGTCGGGCGTTGGCCGGGTTGTCCAATAGAACGCTGGTGTGCTGCCTGCCGGGGTCGACTGGCGCCTGCCGCACGGCTTGGGAAGGGATTCTGGCCGAGCAGTTGGATGCCCGGCACCGGCCTTGTAACTTCGTCAAACACCTGCTGCCGATCGAGGCCTGTGCGAGCCGGGGTTGA
- a CDS encoding 4-hydroxyproline epimerase has product MKQIHVIDSHTGGEPTRLVMKGFPQLHGRSMAEQRDEVRELHDPWRRACLLEPRGNDVLVGALYCPPVSADATCGVIFFNNAGYLNMCGHGTIGLVASLQHLGLIAPGVHKIDTPVGQVSATLHEDGAITVGNVPSYRYRQQVAVDVPGHGVVRGDIAWGGNWFFLVSEHGQRIELDNREALTEYTWAMLKALEAQGITGENGAPIDHVELFADDANADSRNFVMCPGKAYDRSPCGTGTSAKLACLAADGKLAEGQTWVQASITGSQFHGRYERDGEHIRPFITGRAYMTADSTLLIDEQDPFAWGI; this is encoded by the coding sequence ATGAAACAGATTCACGTCATCGACTCCCACACTGGCGGCGAACCGACCCGCCTGGTGATGAAGGGCTTCCCGCAACTGCACGGCCGCAGCATGGCGGAGCAGCGCGACGAAGTGCGCGAACTGCACGACCCTTGGCGCCGCGCCTGCCTGCTGGAGCCACGCGGCAACGATGTGCTGGTGGGCGCGCTGTACTGCCCACCGGTGTCGGCCGACGCCACCTGCGGGGTGATCTTCTTCAACAACGCCGGCTACCTGAACATGTGCGGCCACGGCACCATCGGCCTGGTCGCCTCATTGCAGCACCTGGGCCTGATCGCACCGGGGGTGCACAAAATCGACACCCCGGTCGGCCAGGTCAGCGCCACCTTGCATGAAGACGGTGCCATCACCGTCGGTAATGTGCCCTCCTACCGCTACCGCCAGCAAGTAGCGGTGGACGTGCCCGGCCATGGCGTGGTGCGTGGCGACATTGCCTGGGGCGGCAACTGGTTCTTCCTGGTTTCCGAACACGGCCAGCGTATCGAGCTGGACAACCGCGAGGCGCTGACCGAGTACACCTGGGCCATGCTCAAGGCCCTCGAAGCCCAGGGCATCACCGGTGAAAACGGCGCACCTATCGACCACGTCGAGCTGTTTGCCGACGACGCCAACGCCGACAGCCGCAACTTTGTGATGTGCCCCGGTAAAGCCTACGACCGCTCACCGTGCGGCACCGGCACCAGCGCCAAACTCGCTTGCCTGGCCGCCGACGGCAAGCTTGCCGAAGGCCAGACCTGGGTACAGGCCAGCATCACCGGCAGCCAGTTCCATGGCCGCTACGAGCGCGACGGCGAGCACATTCGCCCGTTCATCACCGGCCGCGCCTACATGACCGCCGACAGCACCCTGCTGATCGACGAACAGGACCCGTTCGCCTGGGGCATCTGA
- a CDS encoding bestrophin family protein yields the protein MIVHPNPDVFRVLFTLKGSIVKRIALRCLMVTLLAALIVLVERHFPSFFYPVSATPFTLLGLSLSIFMSFRNNACYDRWWEGRKAWGKLIIETRSFVRESVVITDDKLRNELLRSLCGFAHALNARLRSEDDLAAARPWLARPEGISPHNVCDGILREIGEHCSRLAAQQQISDWRYSLLEQRLVGLTEVQATCERIKFTPLPFPYTLLLHRTIYIFCLLLPFALAEPLGWLAPLFTTIVGYTFFGLDAIGNELEDPFGRDENDLPTDAMVRTVERDVLAGLGEQQLPPALLPVGYVLS from the coding sequence ATGATTGTCCACCCAAACCCCGATGTTTTCCGTGTGCTGTTCACCCTCAAGGGATCGATCGTCAAGCGCATCGCTTTACGCTGCCTGATGGTGACCCTGCTGGCCGCGTTGATCGTGTTGGTCGAGCGCCACTTTCCCTCATTTTTCTACCCGGTCAGCGCCACACCGTTCACATTGCTGGGCCTGTCGCTGTCGATTTTCATGAGCTTTCGCAACAACGCCTGCTACGACCGTTGGTGGGAGGGGCGCAAGGCCTGGGGCAAGCTGATCATCGAAACCCGCTCGTTCGTGCGTGAAAGCGTGGTGATTACCGATGACAAACTGCGTAACGAACTGCTGCGCAGCCTGTGCGGCTTTGCCCATGCACTGAATGCACGGCTGCGTAGCGAGGATGATCTTGCTGCTGCCCGGCCTTGGCTGGCCCGCCCTGAAGGCATCAGCCCGCACAATGTGTGCGATGGCATCCTGCGCGAGATTGGCGAGCACTGTTCACGGTTGGCCGCCCAGCAGCAGATCAGCGATTGGCGCTACAGCCTGCTGGAGCAGCGACTGGTAGGCCTGACCGAGGTACAGGCCACCTGCGAGCGGATCAAGTTCACACCCTTGCCGTTCCCCTACACGCTGCTGCTGCACCGCACCATCTACATTTTCTGCCTGCTGCTGCCGTTTGCCCTGGCCGAGCCGCTGGGCTGGCTGGCGCCGCTGTTCACCACCATCGTGGGGTACACGTTCTTCGGGCTGGATGCGATTGGCAACGAGCTGGAGGACCCGTTCGGGCGGGATGAGAACGACCTGCCGACCGACGCCATGGTGCGGACCGTGGAGCGTGATGTGCTGGCGGGGTTGGGTGAACAGCAGCTGCCGCCGGCGTTGTTGCCGGTGGGGTATGTATTGAGCTGA
- the moaA gene encoding GTP 3',8-cyclase MoaA: MEQNSRALIDGFNRKIDYLRMSVTDRCDFRCVYCMAEDMQFLPRQQILSLEELFQVAERFVALGTRKIRLTGGEPLVRHGIVDLCGRIAALPGLRELCLTSNGSQLGRLAQPLFDAGVTRLNISLDSLDAERFKQLTRTGDLHQVIAGIDAARQAGFTRTKLNCVVLKGRNDHELVDLVRFAIDRELDITFIEEMPLGVISEHERGESFCSSDEVRDLLAEQFTLVESTESSQGPARYWRLAEAANTRVGFISPHSHNFCATCNRVRLTVEGRLLLCLGNEHSVDLKQVLRAHPGNAERLEKAIRDSLHLKPYRHHFEVGGHVQILRFMNMTGG; this comes from the coding sequence GTGGAACAGAACAGCCGGGCCCTGATCGACGGCTTCAACCGGAAAATCGACTACCTCAGGATGTCGGTCACGGATCGCTGTGACTTTCGCTGCGTGTACTGCATGGCCGAAGACATGCAGTTCCTGCCGCGCCAGCAAATTCTCAGCCTCGAAGAACTGTTCCAGGTGGCCGAGCGCTTCGTCGCCCTCGGCACCCGCAAGATCCGCCTGACCGGCGGCGAGCCGCTGGTACGCCATGGCATCGTTGACCTGTGCGGGCGCATCGCCGCCCTGCCCGGCCTGCGCGAACTGTGCCTGACCAGCAACGGCTCGCAATTGGGGCGCCTGGCCCAGCCATTGTTCGACGCTGGCGTAACACGCCTGAATATCAGCCTCGACAGCCTGGATGCCGAGCGTTTCAAGCAACTGACCCGCACAGGCGACCTGCACCAGGTCATCGCCGGTATCGATGCCGCCCGCCAGGCGGGCTTCACGCGCACCAAGCTCAACTGCGTGGTGCTCAAGGGCCGCAACGACCATGAGCTGGTCGACCTGGTGCGCTTTGCCATCGATCGCGAACTCGACATCACGTTCATCGAAGAAATGCCGCTGGGGGTGATCAGCGAGCATGAGCGTGGCGAGTCGTTCTGCTCCAGCGATGAAGTCCGCGACTTGCTGGCCGAACAATTCACCTTGGTCGAGTCGACCGAGTCGTCACAGGGCCCCGCCCGATACTGGCGCCTGGCCGAAGCCGCAAACACCCGGGTCGGCTTCATCTCGCCACACAGCCACAACTTCTGCGCCACCTGCAACCGCGTGCGCCTGACGGTCGAAGGCCGCCTGTTACTGTGCCTGGGCAACGAACACTCGGTGGACCTGAAGCAGGTGCTGCGCGCTCACCCCGGTAACGCCGAACGCCTTGAAAAGGCCATCCGCGACTCGCTGCACCTCAAGCCCTACCGCCATCACTTCGAAGTCGGTGGCCACGTGCAGATCCTGCGCTTCATGAACATGACCGGCGGCTAA
- a CDS encoding APC family permease, with the protein MSGKFKKQLSLLDLTFIGLGAIFGSGWLFAASHVSAIAGPAGILSWFLGGFAVLLLGIVYCELGAALPRAGGVVRYPVYSHGPLLGYLMGFITLIAFSSLIAIEVVASRQYAAAWFPELTKAGSSDPTVLGWLVQFALLGLFFFLNYRSVKTFAKANNLVSVFKFIVPLLVIGVLFTFFKPENFTVQGFAPFGLSGVEMAVSAGGIIFAYLGLTPIISVASEVKNPQRTIPIALILSVLLSTAIYALLQLAFLGSVPTEMLANGWANVTKELALPYRDIALALGVGWLAYLVVADAVISPSGCGNIYMNATPRVIYGWAQTGTFFKYFTRIDAESGIPRPALWLTFGLSVFWTLPFPSWEALINVVSAALVLSYAVAPVSVAALRRNAPDMPRPFRVKGMGVLGPLSFIIAALIVYWSGWNTVSWLLALQIVMFVLYLLCGCFVPTQHLSLAQQVRSSAWLIGFYAVTILLSWLGSFGGLGVLGHPFDTVVVAACALGIYYWGAATGVPAHLVRLEGEDESEAAAETYTGRPAAVAS; encoded by the coding sequence ATGTCAGGCAAGTTCAAGAAACAGCTATCACTGCTGGACCTCACCTTCATCGGCCTAGGGGCCATCTTCGGCTCGGGCTGGCTGTTCGCCGCCAGCCACGTCTCGGCCATCGCCGGCCCGGCCGGCATCCTTTCCTGGTTTCTCGGCGGCTTCGCCGTACTGCTGCTGGGCATCGTCTACTGCGAGCTGGGCGCCGCCCTGCCCCGTGCCGGTGGCGTGGTGCGCTACCCGGTGTACTCGCACGGCCCGCTGCTGGGTTACCTGATGGGCTTCATCACCCTGATCGCCTTTTCCAGCCTGATTGCCATCGAAGTGGTCGCCTCGCGCCAATACGCCGCCGCCTGGTTCCCCGAACTGACCAAGGCCGGCTCCAGCGACCCGACCGTGCTCGGCTGGCTGGTGCAGTTCGCCCTGCTGGGGCTGTTCTTCTTCCTCAACTACCGCAGCGTGAAAACCTTCGCCAAGGCCAACAACCTGGTCAGCGTGTTCAAGTTCATCGTGCCGCTGCTGGTGATCGGCGTGCTGTTCACCTTCTTCAAACCGGAAAACTTCACCGTCCAGGGCTTTGCCCCCTTCGGCCTGTCCGGGGTGGAAATGGCCGTGTCGGCCGGTGGCATCATCTTCGCCTACCTGGGCCTGACGCCGATCATTTCGGTGGCCAGCGAGGTGAAGAACCCGCAGCGCACCATCCCGATTGCGCTGATTCTTTCGGTGTTGCTGTCCACCGCGATCTACGCCCTGTTGCAACTGGCCTTCCTCGGCAGCGTGCCGACCGAAATGCTGGCCAACGGCTGGGCCAACGTGACCAAGGAGCTGGCCCTGCCCTACCGTGACATCGCCCTGGCCCTGGGTGTGGGCTGGCTGGCCTACCTGGTGGTGGCCGACGCGGTGATCTCGCCCAGCGGCTGCGGCAACATCTACATGAACGCCACCCCGCGCGTGATCTATGGCTGGGCGCAGACCGGCACCTTCTTCAAGTACTTCACCCGCATCGACGCCGAATCCGGTATCCCGCGCCCGGCGCTGTGGCTGACGTTCGGCCTGTCGGTGTTCTGGACCCTGCCGTTCCCCTCGTGGGAAGCGCTGATCAATGTGGTATCCGCCGCCCTGGTACTGAGCTACGCCGTGGCCCCGGTCAGCGTCGCCGCCCTGCGCCGCAATGCGCCAGACATGCCGCGCCCGTTCCGGGTCAAGGGCATGGGCGTGCTCGGCCCACTGTCGTTCATCATCGCCGCGCTGATCGTGTACTGGTCCGGCTGGAACACCGTGTCGTGGCTGCTGGCCCTGCAGATCGTGATGTTCGTGCTGTACCTGCTGTGCGGTTGTTTCGTCCCCACTCAGCACCTTTCACTGGCCCAGCAAGTGCGCTCGTCGGCATGGCTGATCGGCTTCTACGCGGTAACCATCCTGTTGTCGTGGCTGGGCAGCTTCGGCGGCCTGGGAGTGCTAGGCCACCCGTTCGACACCGTGGTCGTGGCCGCCTGTGCGCTGGGCATCTACTACTGGGGCGCCGCAACGGGTGTGCCTGCCCACCTGGTGCGCCTGGAAGGTGAAGACGAAAGCGAGGCCGCCGCTGAAACCTATACCGGCCGCCCTGCCGCCGTCGCTTCCTGA
- a CDS encoding AraC family transcriptional regulator encodes MTDVPLATLYQSLDQHRPASLEALLAGVSLLLPILDAIPNAAIFIKDPAARYVLANNTLVQRCGLKRLQPLLGKTSAEVFPAQLGPGYTEQDRRVLKEGLVLADQLELHLYGSREPGWCLTHKRPLHNQAGEIIGLVGISVDLQSAADSHPAYQRLAAVDEHIRQHFHQPISMRELTRIAGISVAQLERYCKRVFHLTPRQMIHKARLEHAHRLLHSALPITEVAMCCGYTDHSAFSRQFKQLTGFTPRQYRQATSDQVA; translated from the coding sequence ATGACCGACGTACCCCTGGCAACCCTCTACCAGTCCCTCGACCAGCACCGCCCCGCCAGCCTGGAGGCCCTGCTCGCCGGCGTATCGCTGTTGCTGCCGATCCTCGACGCCATCCCCAACGCGGCGATCTTCATCAAGGACCCGGCCGCCCGCTATGTGCTGGCCAACAACACCCTGGTCCAGCGTTGCGGCCTCAAACGCCTGCAGCCGCTGCTGGGCAAGACCAGCGCCGAAGTGTTTCCGGCCCAGTTGGGCCCCGGCTACACCGAGCAGGACCGCCGTGTGCTCAAGGAGGGCCTGGTGCTGGCAGACCAGCTGGAGCTGCACCTGTACGGCAGCCGAGAGCCCGGCTGGTGCCTGACCCACAAGCGCCCGCTGCACAACCAGGCGGGCGAGATCATCGGGTTGGTCGGCATTTCGGTCGACCTGCAATCAGCCGCCGACAGCCACCCCGCGTACCAACGCCTGGCCGCAGTGGACGAGCACATTCGCCAGCACTTTCACCAGCCGATCAGCATGCGCGAGCTGACCCGCATTGCCGGTATTTCCGTGGCCCAGCTGGAGCGCTACTGCAAGCGGGTGTTCCACCTCACGCCACGGCAGATGATCCACAAGGCGCGCCTGGAGCACGCCCATCGCCTGCTGCATTCGGCGCTGCCGATCACTGAAGTGGCGATGTGCTGCGGCTACACCGACCACAGTGCCTTCAGCCGTCAGTTCAAGCAGCTGACCGGCTTTACCCCGCGCCAGTACCGCCAGGCAACCAGCGATCAGGTGGCCTGA
- a CDS encoding Lrp/AsnC family transcriptional regulator yields the protein MDSFDQHILTLLQRDASISLKDLAEAVNLSTTPCWKRVKRLEEDGYILGRVALLDPERLGLGLTVFVQLKTQRHDSAWLEQFAVTVTGFEEVMEFYRMSGDWDYMLRVVVGDIAAYDRFYKKLITSTDGLSNITSSFAMEQMKYTTAYPVNRS from the coding sequence ATGGACAGTTTCGACCAGCACATTCTTACCCTGCTTCAGCGCGATGCGTCGATCTCGCTCAAGGACCTGGCCGAGGCCGTCAACCTGTCCACCACACCGTGCTGGAAGCGGGTCAAGCGCCTGGAGGAGGACGGCTACATTCTCGGTCGCGTCGCCCTGCTGGACCCTGAACGGCTGGGGCTGGGGCTTACCGTGTTCGTCCAGCTAAAGACCCAGCGCCACGACAGTGCATGGCTGGAACAGTTTGCCGTGACGGTGACAGGGTTCGAGGAAGTGATGGAGTTCTACCGCATGTCGGGGGACTGGGACTACATGTTGCGGGTAGTGGTGGGGGATATCGCGGCGTACGACCGGTTCTACAAAAAACTGATTACCAGTACTGACGGGCTGTCGAACATCACTTCCAGTTTTGCCATGGAGCAGATGAAATACACCACGGCTTATCCGGTGAACCGTTCCTGA
- a CDS encoding FdhF/YdeP family oxidoreductase: MSQDEHIRDYKGAAAGWGALKSVTKSWLGSENAFKNLRAMLKTNQNGGFDCPGCAWGESPESDMVKFCENGAKAVNWEATGRSVDPAFFARYSVSALKDQTDYWLEYQGRLTHPMRYDAATDHYVETTWQEAFELVATHLRALQSPDEAEFYTSGRASNEAAFLYQLFVRAYGTNNFPDCSNMCHEASGAGMSETLGVGKGTVVFHDLELADAIFVIGQNPGTNHPRMLEPLREAVKRGAQVVCFNPLKERGLERFQHPQHPFEMLSNGSEPTSSAYFRPALGGDMAAMRGIAKFLLQWEREAQAKGEPAVFDHAFIAEHTSGVDDYLKAVDATSWEHIVKQSGLTLAEIELAARMYRKAERVIMCWAMGVTQHRHSVPTVQEIVNLQLLRGNVGKPGAGLSPVRGHSNVQGDRTMGIDEKPKPALLDAIEKRFQFRVPRAHGHNAVLAIKAMEERRAKVFIALGGNFAQATPDTPRTHAALQNCALTVQISTKLNRSHLVTGRDALILPCLGRTEIDLQAEGPQGVTVEDTFSMVHISNGQLRPRSPHMRSEPWIVAGMAKATLGNQPIDWEYAVADYDRIRDMIADVIPGFAGFNERLNSPGGFHLGNNAADRNFRTATGKARFMPHALPEELINAKVLARGDKPDLILQTLRSHDQYNTTLYGLDDRYRGVFGLREVVFVNEADIRRLGFEPGENVDLVSLWEDGVERRVSGFRLVAYDVPEGQAAAYYPETNPLVPLESYGVGTYTPTSKFVAIKVEKAKAGNRIAAVLAAD; the protein is encoded by the coding sequence ATGAGCCAGGACGAACACATCAGGGACTACAAAGGCGCCGCCGCCGGCTGGGGTGCGCTGAAAAGCGTGACCAAGAGCTGGCTAGGCAGCGAAAACGCCTTCAAGAACCTGCGGGCCATGCTCAAGACCAACCAGAACGGCGGCTTCGACTGCCCCGGCTGTGCCTGGGGCGAGTCGCCGGAAAGCGACATGGTCAAGTTCTGCGAAAACGGCGCCAAGGCGGTCAACTGGGAAGCGACCGGCCGCTCGGTCGACCCGGCTTTCTTCGCCCGTTACAGCGTCAGTGCGCTGAAGGACCAGACCGACTATTGGCTCGAATACCAAGGCCGCCTCACGCACCCGATGCGCTATGACGCCGCCACCGATCACTATGTCGAAACCACCTGGCAGGAGGCTTTCGAGCTGGTCGCCACGCACCTGCGTGCGCTGCAATCGCCGGATGAAGCCGAGTTCTACACCTCGGGCCGGGCCAGCAACGAGGCGGCGTTCCTCTATCAGCTGTTCGTGCGCGCTTATGGCACCAATAATTTCCCCGATTGCTCGAACATGTGCCACGAAGCCAGCGGCGCGGGCATGTCGGAAACCCTCGGGGTGGGCAAAGGCACTGTCGTTTTCCACGACCTGGAGCTGGCCGACGCGATCTTCGTCATCGGCCAGAACCCTGGCACCAACCACCCGCGCATGCTCGAACCGCTGCGTGAGGCCGTCAAACGTGGTGCCCAGGTGGTCTGCTTCAACCCGCTGAAAGAGCGTGGCCTGGAGCGCTTCCAGCACCCGCAGCACCCGTTCGAAATGCTCAGCAACGGCTCCGAGCCGACTTCCAGCGCCTACTTCCGCCCGGCCCTGGGCGGTGACATGGCAGCCATGCGTGGCATTGCCAAATTCCTGTTGCAGTGGGAGCGCGAAGCCCAGGCCAAAGGCGAGCCGGCGGTGTTCGACCATGCCTTCATCGCCGAGCACACCAGCGGTGTCGATGACTACCTGAAGGCGGTAGATGCCACATCCTGGGAGCACATCGTCAAGCAGTCGGGCCTGACCCTGGCCGAGATCGAGCTGGCCGCGCGCATGTACCGCAAGGCCGAGCGGGTCATCATGTGCTGGGCCATGGGCGTCACCCAGCATCGCCATTCGGTGCCGACCGTACAGGAAATCGTCAACCTGCAATTGCTGCGCGGCAACGTCGGCAAGCCCGGCGCCGGCCTGTCGCCGGTGCGCGGCCACAGCAACGTGCAAGGCGACCGCACCATGGGTATCGACGAAAAGCCCAAGCCGGCGCTGCTCGATGCCATCGAAAAACGCTTCCAGTTCCGAGTGCCTCGCGCCCATGGGCACAACGCGGTGCTGGCGATCAAGGCCATGGAGGAGAGGCGCGCCAAGGTGTTCATCGCCCTGGGCGGCAACTTTGCCCAAGCCACCCCAGACACCCCGCGCACCCACGCAGCACTGCAGAACTGCGCGCTGACCGTGCAGATTTCGACCAAGCTGAACCGCTCGCACCTGGTCACCGGCCGCGATGCGTTGATCCTGCCGTGCCTGGGCCGGACTGAAATCGACCTGCAGGCCGAAGGGCCGCAAGGCGTGACCGTGGAGGACACCTTCAGCATGGTGCATATCTCCAACGGCCAGTTGCGCCCACGCTCGCCACACATGCGTTCGGAGCCGTGGATTGTCGCCGGCATGGCCAAGGCCACGCTGGGCAACCAGCCGATCGACTGGGAATATGCGGTGGCTGATTACGACCGCATTCGCGACATGATCGCCGACGTCATTCCCGGTTTCGCCGGTTTCAACGAGCGCCTGAATAGCCCGGGCGGGTTCCACCTGGGCAACAACGCCGCCGATCGCAACTTCCGCACAGCCACGGGCAAGGCCCGGTTCATGCCCCACGCACTGCCGGAGGAACTGATCAACGCCAAGGTGCTGGCCCGTGGTGACAAGCCCGACCTGATCCTGCAGACCCTGCGTTCGCATGACCAGTACAACACCACCCTGTATGGCCTGGATGACCGTTACCGCGGGGTGTTCGGCCTGCGTGAAGTGGTGTTCGTCAACGAGGCCGACATCCGCCGCCTGGGCTTTGAGCCGGGCGAGAACGTGGACTTGGTGTCGTTGTGGGAGGATGGCGTGGAACGGCGGGTTTCAGGGTTCCGACTGGTGGCGTATGACGTGCCCGAGGGGCAGGCGGCGGCGTACTACCCAGAGACCAACCCGCTGGTGCCGCTGGAGAGTTATGGTGTGGGGACGTATACGCCGACGTCGAAGTTTGTGGCGATCAAGGTCGAGAAAGCCAAGGCAGGGAACCGAATCGCGGCGGTGTTGGCCGCGGATTGA
- a CDS encoding LysR family transcriptional regulator has product MDIKQLKFLIALDQTRHFGQAAALCHITQPTLSMRLRNLEDELELVLVKRGQRFEGFTEAGERILAWARTLLAAHDGLQAEAASCRGQVVGSLRLGTVPLASFNPMHLLLPLREKYPELHFQLSSLSSEQVIDGLSRNQLDLGICYLDQVNTSFFEVIELGTTTMGLLHDTRHFQFASDPLRWDALSDIPLGLLSKGMHYRQSLDLSFRSRGLEPNAVLESDSTFQLIQAINTGMCCAIMPLDCGLGDLSEHLRIVPVVDAAIHSQVGLLLRRSEPRSAIAEQCFAEARVLFQAT; this is encoded by the coding sequence ATGGACATCAAGCAGCTCAAGTTCCTCATCGCCCTCGACCAGACCCGCCACTTTGGCCAGGCGGCGGCGCTGTGCCATATCACCCAGCCGACGCTGTCCATGCGCCTGCGCAATCTGGAGGACGAACTGGAGCTGGTGCTGGTCAAGCGCGGCCAGCGCTTCGAAGGTTTTACCGAGGCCGGCGAGCGCATCCTGGCCTGGGCCCGCACCCTGCTCGCCGCCCACGACGGCCTGCAGGCCGAGGCCGCCAGCTGCCGCGGCCAGGTGGTCGGCAGCCTGCGCCTGGGCACTGTGCCGCTGGCCAGCTTCAACCCCATGCACCTGCTGCTGCCACTGCGCGAAAAGTACCCCGAACTGCACTTTCAGCTCAGCTCGCTAAGCTCGGAACAGGTCATCGACGGGCTCAGCCGCAACCAGCTCGACCTGGGCATCTGCTACCTGGACCAGGTCAACACCAGCTTCTTCGAAGTGATCGAACTGGGTACCACCACCATGGGCCTGCTGCACGACACCCGGCACTTCCAGTTCGCCAGCGACCCGCTGCGCTGGGATGCACTTAGCGACATACCTCTGGGCCTGCTGAGCAAAGGCATGCACTACCGCCAATCGCTGGACCTGAGCTTCCGCAGCCGCGGCCTGGAGCCGAATGCAGTGCTGGAAAGCGACTCGACCTTCCAGCTGATCCAGGCCATCAACACCGGCATGTGCTGCGCGATCATGCCGCTGGATTGCGGCCTGGGAGACCTCAGCGAGCACCTGCGCATCGTGCCGGTGGTTGACGCCGCCATCCACAGCCAGGTCGGCCTGCTGCTACGCCGCAGCGAGCCGCGCTCGGCAATTGCCGAACAGTGTTTTGCCGAGGCGCGGGTGCTGTTTCAGGCCACCTGA
- a CDS encoding aminotransferase class I/II-fold pyridoxal phosphate-dependent enzyme produces the protein MGPTMSDKPRNFATRTIHAGEQFSVAENAIFPAIVTASSFTKRSLDDKPEYSYSRVGNPTRHAYETCVAALEEGVGAVACASGVNATATVLELLPKDAHVVVMNGVYGGTFRILEDYRSRTSGLTTTYVDLNDLEAVAAAIKPETQLIWIESPTNPLLHLVDIKAVCDLAKARGILTCIDNTFCSPWNQRPITLGVDLVMHSASKYIGGHSDLTGGVVVAANDALLARLRRISMAIGAVQGPFDCYLALRGLKTLDVRMERQCANALQVARFLEGHAQIEQVYYPGLESHPQHELCKRQMRSGGAVVAMKVKGDRAALNRLVEALQIFVLADSLGGVESMINHSWTMSHCSLSPEQKGVMGISENLLRLSMGIEDYRDLVEDLDGALKALVSGA, from the coding sequence ATGGGCCCGACCATGTCCGACAAGCCGCGCAATTTCGCCACCCGTACCATTCACGCCGGCGAGCAGTTCAGCGTCGCCGAAAACGCCATTTTCCCGGCCATCGTCACCGCCAGCTCGTTCACCAAGCGCAGCCTGGACGACAAGCCGGAGTACTCCTACAGCCGCGTCGGCAACCCCACCCGGCATGCCTACGAAACCTGTGTCGCCGCGCTGGAAGAGGGCGTGGGTGCCGTAGCTTGCGCCTCGGGGGTAAATGCCACCGCCACGGTACTGGAGCTGCTGCCCAAAGATGCCCACGTCGTCGTGATGAACGGCGTGTACGGCGGCACCTTCCGGATTCTGGAGGACTACCGCAGCCGCACCTCGGGCCTGACCACCACCTATGTCGACCTTAACGACCTTGAGGCCGTGGCAGCGGCTATCAAGCCGGAAACCCAGCTGATCTGGATCGAATCGCCGACCAACCCGCTGCTACACCTGGTCGACATCAAGGCGGTGTGCGATCTGGCCAAGGCGCGGGGTATTCTCACCTGCATCGACAACACTTTCTGCTCACCGTGGAACCAGCGCCCGATCACCCTGGGCGTAGACCTGGTGATGCACTCGGCCAGCAAGTACATCGGAGGCCACTCCGACCTGACCGGTGGTGTGGTAGTGGCGGCCAATGATGCGCTGCTGGCACGCCTGCGCCGCATCAGCATGGCGATTGGCGCGGTGCAGGGGCCATTTGACTGCTACCTTGCCCTGCGCGGCCTGAAGACCCTGGATGTGCGCATGGAGCGCCAGTGCGCCAATGCCCTGCAGGTGGCTCGCTTCCTTGAAGGGCATGCGCAGATCGAGCAGGTGTATTACCCAGGCCTGGAAAGCCACCCTCAGCACGAACTGTGCAAACGCCAGATGCGCAGCGGCGGGGCGGTGGTGGCGATGAAGGTCAAGGGCGACCGCGCCGCGCTCAACCGCCTGGTGGAGGCGTTGCAGATTTTTGTGCTGGCCGACTCGTTGGGCGGGGTGGAGAGCATGATCAACCACTCGTGGACCATGTCGCACTGCTCGCTGAGCCCGGAGCAGAAAGGGGTGATGGGTATCAGCGAGAACCTGCTGCGGTTGTCGATGGGGATCGAGGATTACCGCGATCTGGTCGAGGATCTGGATGGGGCGCTGAAAGCGCTGGTTTCTGGCGCGTAA